A window of the Helianthus annuus cultivar XRQ/B chromosome 4, HanXRQr2.0-SUNRISE, whole genome shotgun sequence genome harbors these coding sequences:
- the LOC110933120 gene encoding LOW QUALITY PROTEIN: cytochrome P450 Tp4149 (The sequence of the model RefSeq protein was modified relative to this genomic sequence to represent the inferred CDS: substituted 1 base at 1 genomic stop codon) encodes MEIFSSQSTLLVSLFSCTILVIFTCVKWISFNFKDKKTIPPSPPKLPIIGNFHQIGSTPHLNLQTLSQKYGPLMLLHLGSVATLIASSAEAAREILNTHDLSFCSRPCFTMPNILMYGSNDVGFSPYGEHWKQLKSIMMLKLLSNTRVKSYQKVRESEIGHKIKVLEESCGTRTTVDMGSMFVSLTNNIICRVTLGSKFDGLKNTDLIRKFMAMFTVFNIGSYIPWLSWVDLITGSIGRAEKVAKEFDELLEEVIEEHVNKKKIEDAKSDEDEEDFIDILLDLQKYNTTGFARHNDSLKALIVDVLVAGTEATHLALQWTMSELIKNPRVMKKLQQEVAEIAQGRSMISEEDLEKMAYLKAVLKESLRLHPSAPLLVPHKSMQDVKLMGYDIAAGTQVIINAWAIGRDPASWEEPNEFRPERFLNNSINYQGLHFEWIPFGAGXRKCPGIQFSVSANELALANVVYKFDVSLPNGIKIEDLDMSEASGLSLQRKSPLLVSVTRRF; translated from the exons ATGGAAATCTTTTCGTCACAAAGTACTCTTCTCGTCTCTTTGTTTTCATGCACCATTTTAGTAATCTTTACTTGTGTCAAATGGATTTCATTTAACTTCAAGGATAAGAAAACCATACCACCATCTCCACCTAAGCTTCCAATAATCGGAAACTTTCACCAAATAGGCTCGACCCCTCATCTCAACCTCCAAACATTATCCCAAAAATACGGTCCACTCATGCTCCTTCACCTTGGTAGCGTCGCCACACTTATAGCGTCCTCTGCTGAAGCTGCCCGAGAGATCTTGAATACCCATGATCTCTCATTTTGTAGTCGGCCTTGCTTTACGATGCCCAACATACTAATGTATGGCTCTAATGATGTAGGATTTTCTCCTTATGGCGAGCACTGGAAGCAGTTGAAGAGCATTATGATGCTCAAGCTTCTAAGTAATACACGAGTTAAGTCATACCAAAAAGTGAGAGAAAGCGAGATAGGTCATAAGATTAAAGTGCTTGAAGAAAGTTGCGGGACACGGACAACCGTTGATATGGGGTCGATGTTTGTTTCATTAACAAATAACATAATTTGTAGGGTTACCCTCGGAAGTAAATTTGATGGATTAAAAAACACAGATCTAATAAGAAAGTTCATGGCCATGTTTACTGTCTTTAATATTGGCAGTTATATTCCATGGTTATCATGGGTAGATCTAATCACTGGTTCTATAGGAAGAGCAGAAAAAGTAGCTAAAGAATTTGATGAGCTGCTCGAAGAGGTTATTGAAGAACATGTAAACAAGAAAAAAATAGAGGATGCTAAaagtgatgaagatgaagaagacttcATTGACATTTTATTAGATCTCCAAAAATATAACACAACCGGGTTTGCCCGTCACAACGATTCCCTTAAAGCTCTCATCGTG GATGTGCTTGTAGCTGGAACTGAAGCTACACATTTAGCTCTACAATGGACAATGAGTGAGCTTATAAAAAACCCAAGAGTAATGAAAAAGCTCCAACAAGAAGTAGCCGAAATAGCACAAGGAAGATCAATGATTTCCGAGGAGGATTTGGAGAAAATGGCTTATCTTAAGGCTGTCCTAAAAGAGTCTTTGCGATTGCATCCATCAGCCCCACTTCTTGTTCCTCATAAATCAATGCAAGATGTAAAACTAATGGGGTATGACATTGCAGCAGGCACACAGGTGATCATCAATGCTTGGGCAATAGGAAGAGATCCTGCCTCGTGGGAAGAGCCAAATGAGTTTCGGCCTGAGAGGTTCTTGAACAATTCCATTAACTATCAAGGGTTGCATTTTGAATGGATTCCATTTGGTGCTGGCTGAAGAAAATGTCCCGGTATTCAATTTAGTGTGTCCGCTAACGAGCTCGCATTAGCTAAT gttgtttacaaGTTTGATGTGTCGTTGCCAAATGGTATAAAAATTGAGGATTTGGACATGAGCGAGGCAAGTGGTTTGTCATTGCAAAGGAAGTCCCCTCTTTTGGTTTCGGTGACTCGTCGGTTCTAG